The following proteins are co-located in the Streptomyces sp. NBC_01198 genome:
- the sigE gene encoding RNA polymerase sigma factor SigE, which yields MVGALLDTTRADRGGAAAAGDRTVLTRIRWSAGQPKSVTKTADDSSRDNDSSTATFATDGDPQAWTPPSWEEIVSTHSARVYRLAYRLTGNQHDAEDLTQEVFVRVFRSLSTYTPGTFEGWLHRITTNLFLDMVRRRQRIRFDALGDDAAERLPSREPSPAQHFNDTHFDADVQQALDTLAPEFRAAVVLCDIEGLSYEEIAATLGVKLGTVRSRIHRGRSHLRKALEHRAPGARPVPALAAVVAEPGLEGGRA from the coding sequence ATGGTAGGGGCTCTACTGGACACCACCAGAGCCGACAGGGGAGGTGCGGCTGCGGCCGGTGACCGGACGGTGCTCACGCGCATTCGATGGTCGGCCGGACAGCCGAAATCCGTGACCAAGACTGCTGATGACAGTTCACGCGACAACGACTCCTCGACCGCGACTTTCGCCACCGACGGGGACCCTCAGGCGTGGACGCCTCCTTCCTGGGAGGAGATCGTCAGCACGCACAGTGCCCGGGTGTACCGGCTGGCCTATCGGCTGACCGGCAACCAGCACGACGCGGAGGACCTCACCCAGGAGGTCTTCGTGCGGGTCTTCCGCTCGCTGTCCACCTACACGCCCGGCACCTTCGAGGGCTGGCTGCACCGCATCACCACCAATCTCTTCCTCGACATGGTGCGGCGCCGCCAGCGCATCCGTTTCGACGCCCTCGGCGACGACGCGGCCGAGCGGCTGCCCAGCCGCGAGCCGTCCCCCGCGCAGCACTTCAACGACACGCACTTCGACGCGGACGTCCAGCAGGCGCTTGACACCCTCGCGCCGGAGTTCCGGGCCGCCGTGGTGCTGTGCGACATCGAGGGGCTGTCGTACGAGGAGATCGCGGCGACGCTCGGCGTGAAGCTGGGCACGGTGCGCAGCCGGATCCACCGCGGCCGCTCGCACCTGCGCAAGGCCCTGGAGCACCGGGCGCCCGGCGCCCGGCCGGTCCCCGCGCTCGCCGCCGTCGTAGCCGAACCTGGCCTGGAGGGCGGGAGAGCGTGA
- a CDS encoding sec-independent translocase, translating into MFFDIGPLELVALVVLAVLVFGPDKLPKVIQDTMAFIRKVREFSDSAKEDIRRELGPEFKDFEFEDLNPKTFIRKNLMNDEDEYGLKELRELGNSLDLRKEMAEVTDAVNGVETVAPAARKGTATATGGTPGTGTPDRLRKREQLDDDEPPPFDADAT; encoded by the coding sequence GTGTTCTTCGACATAGGCCCGCTTGAGCTGGTCGCGCTCGTGGTCCTTGCCGTGCTCGTCTTCGGACCCGACAAGCTGCCGAAGGTCATCCAGGACACGATGGCCTTCATCCGCAAGGTGCGGGAGTTCTCCGACAGCGCCAAGGAGGACATCCGGCGGGAACTGGGCCCGGAGTTCAAGGACTTCGAGTTCGAGGACCTCAACCCGAAGACGTTCATCCGCAAGAACCTGATGAACGACGAGGACGAGTACGGCCTCAAGGAGCTGCGGGAGCTGGGCAACAGCCTGGACCTGCGCAAGGAGATGGCCGAGGTCACGGACGCGGTCAACGGTGTGGAGACGGTGGCCCCCGCCGCCCGCAAGGGCACCGCCACGGCCACCGGCGGCACGCCCGGGACGGGCACGCCCGACCGGTTGCGCAAGCGCGAGCAGCTGGACGACGACGAGCCGCCGCCCTTCGACGCCGACGCCACCTGA
- the dapE gene encoding succinyl-diaminopimelate desuccinylase yields MGRGLDLRTDVAALTATLVDVPSVSREEKALADLIEEALRAHPHLTVDRDGDAVVARTRFGRAERVVLAGHIDTVPIAGNLPSRLDADGVLWGCGTSDMKAGLAVQLKLAAALADADRDLTYVFYDAEEIAAEFNGLKRLVERHPDWLAGDFAVLMEPTGGRVDGGCQGTLRVRVETTGRRAHSARSWLGENAIHKAAPILARLAGYEPRRVEIDGLTYPEGLNAVMIEGGHAGNVIPDTCAVTVNYRFSPDQSEAEALERVRTVFDGFDVVLTDSAPGALPGLSHPAAAAFVEAIGTAPAAKEAWTDVARFSALGIPAVNYGPGDPTLAHTREEHVEVAAIREAERKLTAWLTA; encoded by the coding sequence ATGGGACGCGGACTTGACCTCAGGACAGACGTGGCCGCCCTCACGGCGACCCTCGTGGACGTGCCGTCGGTGAGCCGCGAGGAGAAGGCGCTCGCCGACCTGATCGAGGAGGCGCTCCGCGCGCACCCCCACCTCACCGTGGACCGCGACGGCGACGCGGTGGTCGCCAGAACGCGTTTCGGCAGGGCCGAGCGCGTCGTGCTGGCCGGCCACATCGACACCGTGCCGATCGCCGGCAACCTGCCGTCCCGCCTGGACGCCGACGGCGTCCTGTGGGGGTGCGGCACCAGCGACATGAAGGCGGGGCTCGCGGTCCAGCTCAAGCTCGCCGCGGCCCTCGCCGACGCCGACCGCGACCTGACCTACGTCTTCTACGACGCCGAGGAGATCGCCGCCGAGTTCAACGGGCTCAAGCGGCTGGTCGAGCGGCACCCGGACTGGCTCGCGGGCGACTTCGCCGTGCTGATGGAGCCGACCGGCGGCCGGGTTGACGGCGGGTGCCAGGGCACCCTGCGGGTGCGGGTGGAGACGACCGGGCGCCGTGCGCACTCGGCCCGCAGTTGGCTGGGGGAGAACGCGATCCACAAGGCCGCCCCGATCCTCGCCAGGCTCGCCGGGTACGAGCCGCGCCGGGTCGAGATCGACGGGCTGACGTATCCCGAGGGGCTGAACGCCGTCATGATCGAGGGCGGCCACGCGGGGAACGTGATTCCCGACACGTGTGCGGTCACCGTGAACTACCGCTTCTCGCCCGACCAGAGCGAGGCGGAGGCGCTGGAGCGGGTCCGTACCGTCTTCGACGGCTTCGACGTGGTGCTCACCGACAGCGCTCCCGGCGCGCTGCCCGGCCTGTCGCATCCGGCGGCCGCGGCCTTCGTCGAGGCGATCGGCACCGCGCCCGCGGCCAAGGAGGCCTGGACGGACGTGGCCCGCTTCTCCGCGCTGGGGATCCCCGCGGTCAACTACGGGCCCGGCGACCCCACGCTCGCACACACCCGCGAGGAGCACGTCGAGGTCGCGGCGATCCGCGAGGCGGAGCGGAAGCTGACCGCCTGGCTGACCGCCTGA
- a CDS encoding DUF3117 domain-containing protein, translating to MAAMKPRTGDGPLEVTKEGRSIIMRVPLEGGGRLVVELTPDEADALGDALKKAIV from the coding sequence ATGGCGGCCATGAAGCCGCGGACGGGTGACGGCCCGCTCGAGGTGACCAAGGAGGGGCGGAGCATTATTATGCGCGTTCCGCTTGAGGGCGGCGGGCGGCTTGTTGTCGAGCTGACCCCGGACGAGGCGGATGCCCTCGGAGATGCGTTGAAGAAGGCCATCGTCTGA
- a CDS encoding DNA-3-methyladenine glycosylase I produces the protein MPVSEPGGVVVGEDGLARCPWGLSAPDYVSYHDQEWGRPVHGDEALFERVCLEAFQSGLSWITILRRRETFRAAFKGFAIDAVASFTDADRERLMADPGIIRNRAKVEASIANALAAQALRDEGGLDALIWSFAPDPATRPAPRTTADVPATSPESVALAKALKSHGFRFVGPTTAYALMQACGLVNDHLAGCSAR, from the coding sequence GTGCCGGTGAGTGAGCCCGGCGGTGTCGTGGTCGGCGAGGACGGGCTCGCGCGCTGCCCGTGGGGGCTGTCCGCACCGGACTACGTCTCCTACCACGACCAGGAGTGGGGCCGGCCGGTGCACGGCGACGAGGCGCTCTTCGAGCGGGTGTGCCTGGAGGCCTTCCAGTCCGGCCTGTCCTGGATCACGATCCTGCGCCGCCGGGAGACCTTCAGGGCGGCCTTCAAGGGCTTCGCGATCGACGCGGTGGCCTCGTTCACCGACGCGGACCGGGAGCGGCTGATGGCCGACCCCGGGATCATCCGCAACCGGGCCAAGGTCGAGGCGTCGATCGCCAACGCGCTCGCCGCCCAGGCGCTGCGGGACGAGGGCGGTCTCGACGCCCTCATCTGGTCCTTCGCCCCCGACCCGGCGACCAGGCCCGCCCCCCGCACGACGGCCGACGTCCCCGCGACGTCGCCGGAGTCGGTGGCCCTGGCCAAGGCGCTGAAGTCCCACGGCTTCCGCTTCGTCGGCCCCACGACGGCCTACGCCCTGATGCAGGCCTGCGGCCTGGTCAACGACCACCTGGCGGGCTGCTCCGCACGCTGA
- a CDS encoding TIGR00730 family Rossman fold protein: MTEARGVPEDAQEAAAAANAAAEELPYGKGWPERHTGPVVRRRGQVQTGTTDQRLLDSRGPSDWVHGDPWRVMRIQSEFVEGFGALAELGPAVSVFGSARTPADSREYEAGVRIGRALTEAGFAVITGGGPGAMEAANKGALEAGGVSVGLGIELPFEQGLNPYVDIGVNFRYFFVRKTMFVKYARGFVVLPGGFGTLDELFEALTLVQTKKVTRFPIVLFGTEYWGGLVQWIRSSLVAEGKASAADLELFHVTDDVDDAVERVTKESA; encoded by the coding sequence ATGACAGAAGCACGAGGCGTCCCGGAAGACGCCCAGGAGGCCGCGGCCGCGGCTAATGCGGCCGCGGAGGAGCTGCCGTACGGCAAGGGCTGGCCGGAGCGGCACACAGGACCGGTCGTGCGGCGGCGCGGCCAGGTGCAGACCGGCACCACCGACCAGCGGCTGCTGGACAGCCGCGGGCCGTCCGACTGGGTGCACGGCGACCCGTGGCGGGTCATGCGCATCCAGTCCGAGTTCGTCGAGGGCTTCGGCGCGCTGGCCGAGCTGGGCCCGGCGGTCAGCGTCTTCGGCTCCGCCCGCACCCCGGCCGACTCGCGGGAGTACGAAGCGGGCGTACGGATCGGCCGCGCGCTGACCGAGGCGGGCTTCGCGGTGATCACCGGCGGCGGCCCGGGCGCCATGGAGGCCGCCAACAAGGGCGCGCTGGAGGCCGGTGGGGTGTCGGTCGGCCTCGGCATCGAGCTGCCCTTCGAGCAGGGCCTGAACCCCTACGTCGACATCGGGGTGAACTTCCGCTACTTCTTCGTCCGCAAGACGATGTTCGTCAAGTACGCCCGCGGCTTCGTCGTGCTGCCCGGCGGCTTCGGCACCCTGGACGAGCTCTTCGAGGCGCTGACCCTCGTGCAGACCAAGAAGGTCACCCGCTTCCCGATCGTGCTGTTCGGCACCGAGTACTGGGGCGGGCTGGTCCAGTGGATCCGGTCCAGCCTGGTCGCCGAGGGCAAGGCGTCGGCGGCCGACCTGGAGCTCTTCCACGTCACCGACGACGTGGACGACGCGGTCGAGCGGGTCACCAAGGAGAGCGCCTGA
- a CDS encoding DivIVA domain-containing protein — MFWFMLIALVAVVAAVAMAVLGEGGPLRDAGTDRLDDRLPADRPLIRSDIDAVRLPTAVRGYRMLDVDEVLDRLGAELAERDARIAELESSLAGTHGTTTMSLRKQEEPAGPPAGEPGHGYAGGGGGAGE; from the coding sequence TTGTTCTGGTTCATGCTCATCGCGCTGGTCGCGGTGGTCGCCGCGGTGGCGATGGCCGTGCTCGGTGAAGGCGGCCCGCTGCGGGACGCAGGCACCGACCGCCTGGACGACCGGCTGCCCGCCGACCGCCCGCTGATCCGCTCCGACATCGACGCGGTGCGGCTGCCGACGGCGGTACGCGGCTACCGCATGCTCGACGTCGACGAGGTCCTCGACCGGCTCGGCGCGGAACTGGCCGAGCGGGACGCGCGGATCGCCGAGCTGGAGTCGTCGCTCGCCGGCACGCACGGGACGACGACGATGTCCCTGCGGAAGCAGGAGGAGCCGGCCGGCCCGCCCGCCGGCGAGCCGGGACACGGGTACGCGGGCGGCGGGGGCGGTGCCGGTGAGTGA
- the folP gene encoding dihydropteroate synthase, with product MAIVNRTPDSFYDQGATFTDEPALERVALAVSEGAAIIDIGGVKAGPGAEVSAAEEIRRTAAFVGEVRRRHPDVVISVDTWRHEVGEAVCEAGADLLNDAWGGVDPELAAVAARHDVGLVCTHAGGAQPRTRPHRVGYQDVMADILRATCGLAERAAGLGVRRDAIMIDPGHDFGKNTRHSLEATRRLPEMAATGWPVLVSLSNKDFVGETLDRPVKERLIGTLATTAVSAWLGAQVYRVHEVAETRQVLEMVASIAGHRPPAVARRGLA from the coding sequence ATGGCGATCGTGAATCGTACGCCCGATTCGTTCTACGACCAGGGCGCCACCTTCACCGACGAACCCGCCCTCGAACGGGTCGCGCTCGCGGTCTCCGAGGGCGCCGCGATCATCGACATCGGCGGGGTGAAGGCAGGTCCGGGCGCCGAGGTGTCGGCGGCCGAGGAGATCCGCCGCACGGCCGCCTTCGTCGGCGAGGTGCGCCGCCGCCACCCGGACGTGGTGATCAGCGTCGACACCTGGCGGCACGAGGTCGGTGAGGCGGTGTGCGAGGCGGGCGCCGACCTGCTCAACGACGCCTGGGGCGGCGTCGATCCCGAGCTGGCCGCGGTGGCCGCCCGCCACGACGTCGGGCTGGTGTGCACGCACGCGGGCGGCGCGCAGCCGCGGACCCGGCCGCACCGGGTCGGCTACCAGGACGTGATGGCCGACATCCTGCGGGCGACCTGCGGCCTGGCGGAACGCGCCGCGGGCCTCGGGGTGCGCAGGGACGCGATCATGATCGACCCCGGGCACGACTTCGGGAAGAACACCCGGCACTCGCTGGAGGCCACCCGCCGCCTGCCGGAGATGGCGGCGACGGGCTGGCCGGTGCTGGTCTCGCTGTCGAACAAGGACTTCGTCGGCGAGACGCTGGACCGCCCGGTCAAGGAGCGGCTGATCGGCACGCTCGCCACCACCGCGGTCTCGGCGTGGCTGGGCGCCCAGGTCTACCGGGTGCACGAGGTCGCGGAGACCCGGCAGGTGCTGGAGATGGTGGCCTCGATCGCCGGCCACCGCCCGCCCGCGGTCGCCCGCCGCGGACTGGCGTGA
- a CDS encoding alpha/beta hydrolase, producing MGLTSGWFAALLVAAAVAAVAGAVLLWPRVPGPRPLRLALRVGMIVVCQITAILVVMVTANNEYGFYASWDDLLGHANSGGGRSVAQGAPAPAVPDYAVKFASYSQGFERATVHGFDSGTKGDVIVWLPPQYAKPEFAHTRFPVIEVLHGIPGTPHSFLRGMRLGRIMQDQISAGRAEPAILVLPTITPDRVNTGCADVAGKSKVETWLTDDVVKTISHNFRTLPAPRGWAVMGISTGGYCAARLAFEHPETFAAGAALAPDDPSKGVRSPLWLARTSRPDVRLLVESSLQDRESPPKFADWITGAAQPPTEVSTLELSNGGHNWNTWGRMFPDAFTWVSARLEAPRAVPLAPSAAP from the coding sequence ATGGGACTGACCAGCGGCTGGTTCGCCGCGCTGCTCGTCGCCGCCGCGGTGGCCGCGGTGGCCGGTGCGGTGCTGCTGTGGCCGAGGGTGCCCGGGCCGCGCCCGCTGCGGCTCGCCCTGCGGGTGGGCATGATCGTGGTCTGCCAGATCACCGCGATTCTCGTGGTGATGGTCACGGCGAACAACGAATACGGCTTCTACGCCTCGTGGGACGACCTGCTCGGCCATGCCAATTCCGGCGGCGGCCGGTCCGTCGCCCAGGGCGCCCCGGCACCGGCGGTGCCGGACTACGCGGTGAAGTTCGCCTCGTATTCGCAGGGCTTCGAGCGGGCCACCGTGCACGGCTTCGACAGCGGCACGAAGGGCGACGTGATCGTCTGGCTGCCGCCGCAGTACGCGAAGCCGGAATTCGCGCATACGCGTTTCCCGGTCATCGAGGTGCTGCACGGCATACCGGGCACGCCGCACAGCTTCCTGCGCGGGATGCGGCTGGGCCGGATCATGCAGGACCAGATCAGCGCGGGCCGCGCGGAGCCGGCGATCCTGGTGCTGCCCACCATCACCCCTGACCGGGTCAACACCGGCTGCGCCGACGTCGCGGGCAAGAGCAAGGTCGAGACCTGGCTGACCGACGACGTGGTCAAGACGATCTCGCACAACTTCCGTACGCTTCCGGCGCCCCGCGGCTGGGCGGTGATGGGCATATCCACCGGCGGCTACTGCGCGGCGCGGCTCGCGTTCGAGCACCCCGAGACCTTCGCCGCGGGCGCCGCGCTGGCCCCCGACGACCCCTCGAAGGGCGTGCGCTCGCCGCTGTGGCTGGCCCGCACCAGCCGTCCGGACGTGCGGCTGCTGGTCGAGTCGAGCCTGCAGGACCGGGAGAGCCCGCCGAAGTTCGCCGACTGGATCACCGGCGCCGCCCAGCCGCCCACCGAGGTCAGCACGCTGGAGCTGAGCAACGGCGGGCACAACTGGAACACCTGGGGCCGGATGTTCCCCGACGCCTTCACCTGGGTGAGCGCTCGCCTCGAAGCGCCGCGAGCTGTGCCTTTGGCGCCGTCCGCGGCACCCTGA
- a CDS encoding heavy metal transporter translates to MPTSGASSGRERNRPRRRAIRALSALLVLAAAAYVAYHFAVKSTQSAGCRVHSDDDTLELTQSQAANAATIAAVATARGLPERAVTIALATALQESRLDNLDHGDRDSLGLFQQRPSQGWGTSQQILDPVYSTNEFYDGLVKIDGYSRLPLTVAAQKVQRSGYPQAYAKHEADATMLAAALVGRKAGALSCTTGEDKPDSAGGAPGDPALVTTRLKREFGAQARPKTAGQPASTVTVPAAPAGGGAAGDTARRGWQLAEWSVAHSQDLRIATVSFGGMQWRAARSGSGWQKVPEAAGGSPDSADSGFVRITVAQ, encoded by the coding sequence GTGCCCACGTCAGGCGCCTCGTCGGGGCGCGAACGCAACCGCCCGCGCCGCCGCGCGATCCGCGCGCTGAGCGCCCTTCTGGTGCTGGCGGCAGCCGCCTACGTGGCGTACCACTTCGCGGTCAAATCCACCCAGTCTGCGGGCTGCCGGGTGCACTCCGACGACGACACTCTGGAGCTGACGCAGTCCCAGGCGGCGAACGCCGCGACCATCGCCGCCGTGGCGACGGCCCGCGGGCTGCCGGAACGGGCCGTCACCATAGCCCTGGCAACCGCCCTGCAGGAGTCGCGGCTCGACAATCTGGATCACGGCGACCGCGACTCGCTCGGCCTCTTCCAGCAGCGCCCCTCGCAGGGCTGGGGCACCTCGCAGCAGATCCTGGACCCGGTCTACTCGACGAACGAGTTCTACGACGGCCTGGTCAAGATCGACGGCTACTCCCGTCTCCCCCTCACCGTCGCCGCGCAGAAGGTGCAGCGGAGCGGCTACCCGCAGGCGTACGCCAAGCACGAGGCCGACGCCACGATGCTGGCCGCGGCCCTGGTCGGCCGCAAGGCCGGGGCGCTGAGCTGCACCACCGGCGAGGACAAGCCGGACAGTGCGGGTGGCGCCCCCGGCGACCCCGCCCTGGTGACCACCCGGCTGAAGCGCGAGTTCGGCGCTCAGGCGCGCCCGAAGACGGCCGGGCAGCCGGCCAGCACCGTGACCGTACCGGCGGCGCCGGCCGGCGGCGGGGCGGCGGGCGACACCGCCCGGCGGGGCTGGCAGCTGGCCGAGTGGTCGGTGGCGCACTCGCAGGACCTGAGGATCGCCACGGTGTCCTTCGGCGGCATGCAGTGGCGGGCCGCCCGCTCCGGCAGCGGCTGGCAGAAGGTACCGGAGGCCGCGGGCGGCAGCCCGGACAGTGCCGACAGCGGATTCGTACGGATCACCGTCGCGCAGTAG
- a CDS encoding O-methyltransferase: protein MTGNRQASWAFADAFVAEDDALIRARARSRASGLRPVSPGTGAALRLLAAAGNAKHVVEIGTGTGVSGIHLMHGMRQDGVLTTVDTEPDRQQLAREAYREAGFAANRSRCIPGAALEVLPRLTDGAYDLVFCDGDRLEYLDYLDESLRLLRPGGIVCFEGAFAQGRALDAAHQDPESLALRELLRAVRDSQRLSPVLLPTDDGLLCAVRRP from the coding sequence ATTACCGGCAACCGGCAGGCGAGCTGGGCGTTCGCCGACGCTTTCGTCGCCGAGGACGACGCCCTCATACGCGCGAGGGCCCGCTCGCGTGCGTCGGGTCTGCGGCCCGTCTCCCCCGGCACCGGCGCGGCGCTGCGGCTGCTGGCCGCGGCGGGCAACGCGAAGCACGTGGTCGAGATCGGCACCGGCACCGGCGTCTCCGGCATCCACCTGATGCACGGGATGCGCCAGGACGGGGTGCTGACCACCGTGGACACCGAGCCGGACCGCCAGCAGCTGGCCCGCGAGGCCTACCGCGAGGCCGGCTTCGCCGCGAACCGCTCCCGCTGCATCCCCGGCGCCGCGCTCGAAGTGCTGCCCCGCCTCACCGACGGTGCGTACGACCTGGTCTTCTGCGACGGCGACCGGCTCGAATACCTGGACTACCTGGACGAGTCGCTGCGGCTGCTGCGCCCGGGCGGCATCGTCTGCTTCGAGGGCGCCTTCGCGCAGGGCCGCGCCCTGGACGCCGCCCACCAGGACCCGGAGTCCCTGGCGCTGCGCGAGCTCCTGCGGGCGGTCCGCGACAGCCAGCGCCTCTCGCCGGTCCTGCTGCCCACCGACGACGGCCTGCTCTGCGCGGTCCGCCGGCCGTGA
- a CDS encoding zf-HC2 domain-containing protein — protein sequence MSSTGFGEQRGQRTAPAEQHLGDRLAAFVDGELADDARERVQAHLATCPQCKAAATEQRRLKSVVAACELPAISAGLMARLQGLGGCGPKDSGDDGPGSDGRGALGGRDVHEMPPGGRRGPFDGGLLGSGVFGSGSGRRQLSYLAPAADLVAPGDGKGARGFRIHELARTLTGEQHGAPAPLDGPAGRGGAWSPSRSRRFAFAAAGAFSMAAIAIGGALPMEAGVDGGAHPDDGPAVTPFSAANSVTDTHSTTPRDLLDAREERRLRQVSVPLPGGLASASTVASVTSVALSSPQATPGALPAEPFTVSRTPALNGSVGSSAALR from the coding sequence GTGAGCAGCACCGGTTTCGGCGAGCAGCGCGGGCAGCGCACCGCGCCCGCCGAGCAGCACCTCGGCGACCGGCTCGCCGCGTTCGTCGACGGTGAGCTGGCCGACGACGCCCGCGAGCGGGTGCAGGCGCATCTGGCGACCTGTCCGCAGTGCAAGGCGGCCGCCACCGAACAGCGGCGGCTCAAGAGCGTGGTGGCGGCCTGCGAGCTGCCCGCGATCTCCGCCGGGTTGATGGCCAGGCTGCAGGGCCTGGGCGGCTGCGGCCCCAAGGACAGCGGGGACGACGGCCCCGGCAGCGACGGCAGGGGCGCCCTCGGCGGCCGTGACGTCCACGAGATGCCGCCCGGCGGCCGGCGCGGCCCCTTCGACGGCGGCCTGCTCGGCTCGGGAGTCTTCGGCTCCGGTAGCGGCCGGCGGCAGCTGTCCTACCTGGCCCCGGCCGCCGACCTGGTCGCGCCCGGCGACGGCAAGGGCGCCCGCGGCTTCCGCATCCACGAGCTGGCCCGCACCCTCACCGGCGAGCAGCACGGCGCCCCCGCCCCGCTGGACGGCCCGGCCGGCCGCGGCGGGGCCTGGTCGCCCTCGCGCAGCAGGCGGTTCGCCTTCGCCGCCGCGGGTGCGTTCTCGATGGCCGCCATCGCCATCGGCGGCGCGCTGCCGATGGAGGCGGGCGTCGACGGCGGCGCCCACCCGGACGACGGACCCGCGGTCACCCCGTTCAGCGCCGCCAACTCGGTCACCGACACCCACAGCACCACCCCGCGCGACCTGCTGGACGCGCGCGAGGAGCGGCGGCTGCGGCAGGTCAGCGTGCCGCTGCCGGGCGGCCTGGCGTCGGCGTCCACCGTGGCATCGGTCACCTCGGTGGCCCTGAGCAGCCCGCAGGCGACCCCTGGCGCGCTCCCGGCCGAGCCCTTCACCGTCAGCCGTACTCCGGCGCTCAACGGCTCGGTGGGCAGCTCCGCGGCACTGCGCTGA
- a CDS encoding enoyl-CoA hydratase/isomerase family protein has product MADSVLYEVADGLATVTLNRPEAMNALDTGTKVALRDALQAAGADPAVRAVLLTGNGRAFCVGQDLKEHVAILAAGGGMTTVAEHYNPITLAIATMPKPVVAGVNGVAAGAGAGFAFAADYRVVADTASFNTSFAGVALSADSGMSWSLPRLVGPSRAADLLFFPRAVPAAEAAELGIANRVVPAADLPGEALAVARLLASGPTIAYASIKEALAFSAAHPLAAALDREAELQSAAGASADHREAVNAFLAKRAPHFQAR; this is encoded by the coding sequence ATGGCCGACAGCGTGCTGTACGAGGTGGCCGACGGGCTCGCCACCGTCACCCTCAACCGCCCCGAGGCGATGAACGCCCTCGACACCGGCACCAAGGTGGCACTGCGGGACGCGCTGCAGGCGGCGGGCGCCGACCCCGCGGTCAGGGCGGTGCTGCTGACCGGCAACGGGCGGGCCTTCTGCGTCGGCCAGGACCTCAAGGAGCACGTGGCGATCCTGGCCGCGGGCGGCGGCATGACCACGGTCGCCGAGCACTACAACCCCATCACGCTGGCCATCGCGACGATGCCCAAGCCGGTGGTCGCCGGGGTGAACGGGGTCGCCGCGGGCGCCGGCGCGGGCTTCGCCTTCGCCGCGGACTACCGGGTGGTCGCGGACACCGCGTCGTTCAACACCTCTTTCGCCGGGGTGGCCCTCTCCGCGGACTCCGGGATGTCCTGGAGCCTGCCCCGGCTGGTCGGACCGTCGCGCGCCGCGGACCTGCTGTTCTTTCCGCGTGCGGTGCCGGCGGCCGAGGCGGCCGAGCTCGGCATCGCGAACCGGGTCGTCCCGGCCGCCGACCTGCCGGGCGAGGCGCTGGCCGTCGCCCGGCTCCTCGCGTCGGGGCCGACCATCGCCTACGCCTCCATCAAGGAGGCTCTCGCCTTCTCCGCCGCCCACCCGCTCGCCGCGGCCCTGGACCGGGAGGCGGAACTGCAGTCCGCGGCGGGCGCCTCCGCCGACCACCGCGAGGCGGTGAACGCCTTCCTCGCCAAGCGGGCGCCGCACTTCCAGGCCCGCTGA
- a CDS encoding ATP-binding protein: protein MSLTLTRRIAQAALLLGAAAAPLIGAGAAHAAAPQQAVGGLTNLDGAGLGSAVDGTSQHAAGLATKGGTEAVKTTVPAAGRIIGTAGRAATPAAQQSAAQATDTAGRIVGATAESLPVAGALPNTGALPTDQLPLKALPLG from the coding sequence ATGTCCCTCACCCTCACGCGCCGGATCGCCCAGGCCGCTCTGCTGCTCGGTGCCGCCGCCGCACCCCTGATCGGTGCGGGCGCCGCGCACGCCGCCGCGCCCCAGCAGGCAGTGGGCGGACTGACCAACCTCGACGGCGCCGGGCTGGGCTCCGCCGTCGACGGCACCTCGCAGCACGCCGCCGGGCTCGCCACGAAGGGCGGCACCGAGGCCGTGAAGACCACCGTCCCGGCCGCGGGACGCATCATCGGCACCGCGGGCCGCGCCGCCACGCCCGCCGCACAGCAGAGCGCCGCGCAGGCCACGGACACGGCCGGCCGCATCGTCGGCGCGACCGCCGAATCCCTCCCGGTCGCAGGCGCCCTCCCCAACACGGGCGCCCTCCCCACCGACCAGCTCCCCCTGAAGGCCCTCCCCTTGGGCTGA